The Leclercia sp. S52 genome has a segment encoding these proteins:
- the rutC gene encoding pyrimidine utilization protein C gives MPKSVIIPPGTSTPIAPFVPGTLADGVVYVSGTLPFDAQNNVVFPDDPKAQTRHVLQTIQRVIETAGGAMADVTFNSIFITDWKNYAAINEIYAEFFPGDKPARFCIQCGLVKPEALVEIATIAHIGR, from the coding sequence ATGCCGAAATCTGTGATTATTCCCCCGGGCACCAGCACCCCAATTGCCCCTTTCGTTCCCGGCACCCTGGCGGACGGGGTGGTCTACGTCTCAGGCACGCTGCCGTTCGACGCTCAGAATAACGTGGTCTTTCCCGATGACCCAAAGGCGCAAACCCGCCACGTGTTGCAGACCATCCAGCGCGTTATCGAAACGGCGGGCGGGGCGATGGCGGACGTGACCTTCAACAGCATCTTTATTACCGACTGGAAAAACTACGCCGCGATTAACGAGATCTACGCCGAGTTTTTCCCCGGCGATAAACCGGCGCGGTTCTGCATTCAGTGCGGGCTGGTGAAACCCGAGGCGCTGGTGGAGATCGCCACCATCGCCCACATTGGCCGGTGA